The following are encoded in a window of Panicum virgatum strain AP13 chromosome 5N, P.virgatum_v5, whole genome shotgun sequence genomic DNA:
- the LOC120672557 gene encoding calmodulin-interacting protein 111-like, whose amino-acid sequence MPPSKGKRRPQQQPPASPQPSPRTPSSHSARDPSVRSCGSGGGGDGKGGVDLPSIAAAAAARFPALVPHGGDGCFAGVVAEVAPRSGSGGAGFGRLWLSEASMVGAGMRLGCLVSVSLISSSSDQLDGFPLDDLFEECNKFFHLDVDNDFLYGEAGRNFVVATVFPSREVQKNNIKLSWDLACVLGYPSVGRLLFVSPLYTHQTSKHSDDVDTLRVMKCKNLYLSILPPGVRPSSGIEIVSDSCPERNGMVMETPKKVPSTPLHRKESDYFASNCGSSMFLDPTTASSALADEKVNELLQTSATRWLNGRYLLKGNFVPLSMCGKLSLFVVMGAEFDSSARDLCDKGNTLPNAEDSSNLGETLVSILVGRTTKVHLSDSVCTEKLGSDKPDLPSEFYNYDNRRNEDSNNAPMLGGLSKESATIKGIISFSLADQIGLPRYKGILLYGPPGTGKTSLASSCAYDAGANLFTINGPEIISHYYGESEQSLYDVFSSAKKAAPSVIFVDELDAIAPSREEGSEELSIRMVATLLKLMDEIGPSDRVLLITATNQPDCIDPALRRYGRLDKEIEIGVPSPGQRLDILQHLLIGVQHSLDDEDLKSIAQETHGFVGADLAALCNEAAFCALRRYISLKENSSNTIPAHFSAMSLDDAPCTNSNEKSSQSYDETDEKALSVNSEDFKKAKTKVRPSAMREVMLELPKVRWEDVGGQGSVKQQLIEAINLPQKCPEAFANLGVKPPKGVLMMGPPGCSKTLMARAAASEAKLNFLAVKGPELFSKWVGDSEKAVRSLFAKARANAPAIIFFDEIDGLAATRGHENDGTSVADRVLSQLLVEMDGLDQRIGVTVIGATNRPDKIDPALTRPGRFDRLLDVQPPNEADRADIFQIHTRCIPRGPDVDLKELARLTEGYTGADIKLVCREAAVAALDESFHIEEVSMRHFEFAISKVLPSDVKFYQKLAEEFRRFVDGPTQGML is encoded by the exons atgcctccTTCCAAGGGCAAGAGgaggccgcagcagcagccgccggcgtCCCCGCAGCCGTCCCCGCGCACCCCCTCCTCCCACTCTGCCAGAGACCCCAGCGTTCGcagctgcggcagcggcggcggcggggacggtaAGGGAGGTGTCGACCTCCcatccatcgccgccgccgcagcagcgcgGTTCCCGGCGCTCGTCccgcacggcggcgacggctgctTCGCCGGCGTCGTGGCCGAAGTGGCCCCGaggagcgggagcggcggcgccggcttcGGGAGGCTCTGGCTCTCCGAAGCTTCTATGGTCGGCGCCGGGATGCGGCTCGGGTGCCTCGTCTCC GTGTCACTGATTTCTTCTAGCAGCGACCAATTAGATGGATTTCCACTAGACGATTTATTTGAGGAGTGCAACAAATTTTTTCATCTTGATGTGGACAATGATTTCTTGTATGGTGAAGCTGGGAGGAACTTTGTGGTTGCCACAGTTTTCCCTTCGCGTGAG GTTCAAAAGAACAACATTAAGCTCTCTTGGGATCTTGCATGTGTTTTGGGATACCCTTCAGTAGGACGATTGTTGTTTGTTAGCCCATTGTACACACATCAGACCTCAAAGCATAGTGATGATGTTGATACTTTACGGGTAATGAAATGTAAGAATCTTTACCTTAGCATACTTCCACCTGGTGTTAGGCCTTCCAGTGGCATTGAAATAGTGTCTGACAGCTGCCCTGAAAGAAATGGAATGGTTATGGAGACACCTAAGAAGGTGCCTTCTACTCCACTGCATAGGAAGGAATCCGATTACTTTGCATCCAACTGTGGCTCCTCAATGTTCTTGGATCCAACCACTGCGAGCTCAGCATTAGCAGATGAGAAAGTTAACGAGTTATTGCAGACTTCAGCTACACGGTGGCTTAATGGTAGATACTTACTAAAAGGGAACTTTGTTCCTCTCTCAATGTGCGGAAAATTGTCTTTGTTTGTGGTGATGGGAGCAGAATTTGACAGCTCGGCTCGAGATTTGTGTGACAAAGGGAATACACTGCCTAATGCAGAAGATTCATCTAACTTGGGGGAAACCCTAGTTTCAATCCTTGTTGGTAGAACCACAAAAGTGCATCTTTCCGATTCAGTCTGCACTGAGAAACTTGGCTCAGATAAGCCAGATTTACCATCGGAATTTTACAATTATGATAATAGAAGAAATGAGGATTCCAATAATGCTCCAATGCTTGGTGGGTTATCTAAAGAGTCAGCAACAATTAAAGGAATAATTTCATTTTCACTGGCTGATCAAATTGGTTTGCCAAG ATACAAAGGTATTCTTCTTTATGGTCCACCTGGAACAGGGAAAACCTCTCTTGCTTCTTCCTGTGCCTATGATGCAGGCGCCAACCTTTTTACAATAAATGGACCGGAGATCATTAGTCATTATTATGGAGAAAGTGAGCAATCTCTGTATGATGTTTTCAGTTCAGCTAAGAAAGCTGCACCTTCTGTG ATATTTGTTGATGAATTGGATGCAATTGCTCCATCAAGGGAGGAAGGGAGCGAGGAGTTATCTATTAGAATGGTGGCCACTCTGTTGAAACTGATGGATGAGATAGGCCCTAGTGATCGTGTTCTCTTAATCACTGCAACTAATCAGCCTGATTGTATTGATCCTGCACTACGACGTTATGGAAGATTGGATAAGGAAATTGAGATAG GAGTGCCGTCACCAGGACAGAGGTTGGACATACTTCAGCACCTTCTAATTGGAGTTCAACACTCCCTCGATGATGAGGACCTTAAGTCTATTGCTCAAGAGACCCATGGATTCGTGGGTGCCGATCTAGCTGCACTATGCAATGAGGCAGCATTCTGTGCTCTTCGCCGTTATATCAGCCTCAAAGAAAATTCGAGTAACACAATACCGGCACATTTCTCAGCCATGTCATTGGATGATGCTCCCTGCACAAATAGTAACGAAAAAAGTAGCCAATCTTATGATGAGACAGATGAAAAAGCACTCTCTGTGAACAGTGAGGACTTTAAGAAGGCTAAAACGAAAGTTCGACCTAGTGCAATGCGCGAG GTGATGCTTGAGCTTCCAAAGGTGCGTTGGGAAGATGTTGGTGGTCAAGGCAGTGTCAAGCAGCAGCTAATTGAAGCCATCAATTTGCCACAGAAATGCCCAGAAGCATTTGCAAATTTAGGGGTCAAACCTCCCAAAGGAGTGCTAATGATGGGACCACCAGGTTGCAGCAAGACCTTGATGGCTCGTGCTGCAGCTTCTGAAGCAAAATTGAACTTTCTTGCAGTTAAGGGTcctgagcttttcagcaaatggGTCGGTGACTCTGAAAAAGCAGTGAGATCACTATTTGCAAAGGCGAGGGCTAATGCACCAGCGATAATATTCTTTGATGAGATAGATGGACTTGCAGCAACTCGTGGGCATGAAAATGATGGAACATCTGTTGCTGATAGGGTCCTCAGTCAGTTGCTTGTGGAAATGGATG GTTTGGACCAAAGAATTGGTGTTACCGTCATTGGAGCTACAAATCGTCCTGACAAAATTGATCCTGCACTTACAAGGCCAG GTCGTTTCGATCGGCTGCTTGATGTACAACCGCCGAACGAAGCTGACCGTGCAGATATTTTCCAGATTCATACACGCTGCATACCACGCGGTCCTGATGTGGATCTGAAGGAACTTGCTAGACTCACAGAAGGCTACACTGGTGCGGACATAAAGCTTGTCTGCAGGGAAGCTGCTGTCGCGGCACTTGAT GAGAGCTTCCACATCGAAGAAGTATCAATGAGGCATTTTGAGTTTGCAATCAGCAAAGTACTGCCGTCCGATGTCAAATTTTACCAGAAACTCGCAGAGGAGTTCCGCAGATTCGTGGATGGCCCAACACAGGGAATGTTATAA